The Haloferax sp. Atlit-12N region GCGACCGCTACGTGGTCGAGCGCGAACGGGAGTTCACCTCGGCGACCGGCTTCCTCGAAAGCGACGCGCTGTTCGACGTGGCGCTCGGAAAACACGTGGAATCGACGCTCAAAACGGACGGCTACGACGTGCTCGTCGGCGACGACGTGGCTGCGCTCGCCGAGTCGTTCGGCGCCGAGTTGGGTCGCTACTTCGCGCCGAGACCGTGAGCGGCGCGCACCTCGTCGACTAGTTCGACGTTCTTCTCGTCGGGGTCTTCGTCGGGTTCCATCGCGATGCGGCCGTCGAACGTCTCGTGGACGGTCGCGACGCCCTCGGAGAGCGTGTCGAGGCCGTAGCCGCCTTCGAGGACGAAGGCGATGGCGGCGTCGGTCGCCTCACAGAGGTCCTGGACGCACTCGGTGAGCATCGCGTAGCCCTCGGTCGAGACGCGCATCCGCGAGATGGGGTCGTGGCGGTGGGCGTCGAAGCCGGCGCTCACGATGAACAGGTCGGGGTCGAACCGCTCGACTGCGGGGGCGACCGCCTCGTCGAACGAGTAGACGTAGTCGGCGTCGCCCGCGCCGGCGTGGAGCGGGACGTTGAGAGTGGTCCCCTCGCCGTCGCCCTCGCCGGCCTCTTCGACCTCGCCCGTGCCGGGGTAGAGGCCGTCCTCGTGGATGGACGTGTAGAACACGTCGCCGCGGTCGTAGAAGATGTCCTGCGTGCCGTTGCCGTGGTGGACGTCCCAGTCGAAGATGGCGACGCGCTCGGCGAGGCCGTCGTCGATGACCGCCTGCGCGGCGACGGCGGCGTTGTTGAAGAAGCAAAAGCCCATGGCGTCGTCCTCGACGGCGTGGTGGCCCGGCGGGCGACCGAGCGAGAACGGCGTGTCGCGGCCGTCGTCGCCGTCGAGCGCGGCGCGGGCGGCCCACTCCGCGAGGCCGGCGGAGGTGAGCGCGGCGTCCCACGACGCCTCGACGGCGACGGTGTCGGGGTCCCAGTTACCGCCGCCGTCGCGACAGAAGTCGTGGAACTCGTCGACGTAGCCGTCTTCGTGGACGGCCGCGACGGTGGATTTCTCGGCGGGGGGCGCATCGATGTACTCGACGCCGTGGCGCTTCGCCAACCCGCGTCGTATCGCGCGGAGGCGGTCAGCCGTCTCGGGGTGTCGCGGCCCGGTGTCGTGGTCGAGACACGTTTCGCTGTAGCCGAATTGCATTATTCGAAGAGGGAGAAGTAGGTCTCGATGTCCTCGGATTGGACCGTCCGCCGGTCGGCGTGGTGGGCGAGTTTGACGGCGGCGCCCGCCACGTTGACGGCGTAGTCCTCGAGGATATCGGCCAGGGCGATTCGAGCGTCCATCGCGACGCGGTAGCGGTCGTCGATTCGGAGGCGAGCGATGCGGTCGATGGGGGCGATAGGGAGGAGGAGTTCGTCGCGGCCGACGACCTGCTGGACGCCGAAGTCCTCGGCCATCAACGTCTTACGACCGTCCGCCGTCGCCCGGTCGGCGGCGTCTATCGCGAGTTCTGCGCCGTGGTCCTGAATCCGGCGGGCGAGCGCCTCGGCGGCGCCCGCGCTCACTCGCAACTCACCTGCGTTCTGCCGGATAATCGCGTCTACCGGGGCGAACGGTAGCTCGACACTCATACCCACATATCGGGTCCGTGCGGCGTATAATCCTTTCCGTCGCGGCCCCTTCTGTATTTTATCGCACGCAGCGCTCCCGAGCGGTTGGATTTCGCTCTGAGAGCCCCGAAAACCCGGACGAACGATGAGTCGGGTTCGATAGCCCGACGACGACGGGGCGATGGGCGACCGACCGTCGCTTCGGCGCTTCGGTGCTTTGCCGCGCTGTCGTTTCGTCGTCGTTACGGAAAATTCGAGGCGAAAGCCTCGCCCTTCAGGGCGTCACCAGAACGCGGTGCGTTCTGGTTGCCCGCCAGATTACATCTGGCGACGGGGATGAAGCCGACCAACAGTATTCAACCGCCGACGATGGCATAGACGGGGTTCCAACGCAATCTTTAAGCCGCCCGCTCATGATAGTATGCATAGATGGTGAAGAGTACCCGTCACGCGAAATACGAACTCTACTACCACATAGTGTTCGTGCCGAAATATCGGCGTTCGCACCTGACGGGGAAGACGAAGGAACGTCTCGAATCCATCTTCGCGGAAATATGTGAGGACAAGGGCCTCGAACTGGCCGAGTCCGAGGTCATGCCCGACCACGTACACCTGTTCATCGGGAGTCCACCGAAGAACGCCCCGTCGCTCATCGTCAACTGGGTGAAGGGCATCTCCGCCCGCAAGTACAACCAGCGGTACGACGACCGCGTGAAGTGGACTCGTTCGTACTACGTCGGTACGGCGGGGAGCGCATCGAAAGGCGCTGTCGAACGCTACATCGCTGAACAGGAGGGTGACGACGCATGAAGCGCGTCAACACCTTCAAGGTCGTGCCACAGACCGAGAACGACAAAGAGTGCCTCCTACGGCTACTCGATGCATCCGCTTCTCTGTGGAACGAACTGACCTACGAACGTCGTCAGAACTACTTCGGTGACGGCGACGTGTGGGACACTTCCGAGTACCGAGGACGCTACAACGGTGTCATCGGAAGCGCGACTGTCCAACAGGTCACGCGCAAGAACAGCGAAGCGTGGCGGTCGTTCTTCGCCCTCAAGGAGAAAGGCGAGTACGCCAACCCACCGTCGTACTGGGGCAACGAGGAGGACGGACGCGAACTCCGTACCTACATCCGATGCAACCAGTACACGATTGAGTGGGGGAAACGTAGCCGTCTCGAAATCCCTGTCGGGCAAGAACTGAAAGACGAATACGGACTCGGCTACCACGAACGACTCCGCCTCGAAGTCCGAGGCAACCCGAAGTGGGACGGCAAACAGGGTCGTCTGGAACTTGAGTACGACGAGGTTAGCGACACGTTCAGGGCTTTTCAACCAGTCACCGTACCTGATTCTCGACTGGATTCACCACTGGCTTCGGAAGAAGCCGCCCTCGACGTTGGAGCGAACAATCTCGTCGCGTGTTCCACGACTACTGGGAACCAGTACCTCTACGACGGTCGTGAGTTGTTCGGACGGTTCCGCGAGACGACAGACGAAATCGCCCGCCTCCAGTCAAAACTTCGAGAGGGTCGCTACTCCTCGAAGCGGATTCGACGGCTGTACCGACAGCGGACGAAGCGTCGTGACCATGCACAGAACGCGCTGGTGCTCGACCTCGTTGAACGGCTGTACGACGAGGGCGTGGCGACGGTGTACGTGGGCGACCTGACAGACGTGCTGAAAACGCACTGGTCGGTCAGGGTGAACGAGAAGACGCACAACTTCTGGGCGTTCAAGAAGTTCATCCACCGTCTCGCGTGCGTCTGTGAGGAGTACGGCATCAGCCTCGAAGCCGAGTCGGAAGCGTGGACGAGTCAGACGTGTCCCGAGTGTGGCGACCACGAGAAGACGGTTCGCCACGAGGATACGCTGACGTGTCCATGTGGCTTCGAGGGGCACGCCGACCTCACGGCGTCAGAGACGTTCCTTCGGGAAAACAGCAATTGCGAACTCAGGCCGATGGCACGGCCCGTGCGATTCGAGTGGGACGACCACGACTGGTCGGGGGAACCATACCCTCACGAAAGTCCCAAAGAAGTGCGCACGAACCCGCAAGTTGCCTCCGTGGGTCGGTAGCCGAACCCCCAACGGAGGAATCCTCACGCTTTAGCGCGGGGAGGATGTCAACGCTGTGCGCCGGTGTGAACTTCGACCGTCTCGGCGCTGATGCGGCCGTCGGTCTCCGTGCCGGAGACCGTCACCTCGTCGCCGAGGCCGAGGTCGGCGTCGGTGTCGACGGTCTTGGTCTGCGTGCCGTCGTCGAGGATGACCGGGGTCCCGGCCTGCACGACCGTCCCGGTGAACTCGACCGACTCGCCGGCGGACTCGGTCGCTGTCGCGTCCGACGAGGACCCGCCGTTCGCGGCGGACGTGTCGTCGGACGAACCGGACGACTCGGACGAACCGCCGGACGACCCGCCGCCGGAGAACGCGCCGAGACCTTGGTCGCTCGGCGGACTGGGTGCCGAATCGCCGGCATCGGTCCCGGCCGCGCCCTCGGGGGCTTCGTCCATCACGGTGACCGACGACCGCCAGCCTGCGGAGGCTTCGAGGTCCTCCTGCCAGCCGTCTTTTATCTCCACGTCGGTGATGACGACGTAGTCCGCGAGGTCGACGTCGGCGTCGGCCTTCTCGCCCCAGAGGGCGACCCGGATGTCGCCGGTGCCGTCCTTGACACGGATGTTGCGGACCTGTCCCTCGGAGCCGTCGTCGCGGTCGAAGGTGCGCTTGCCGTCGGCCTCGATGACGCCGCCGGCGATGTCCACCGTCTGGCCGAGTTCGAGCGACTCGATATCGGTCGTCTCGGGGACGTACTCGATGTCCTCGTCGATGACTTCGACCGCGCCACGGGAACCGACGTGGAGTTCGAGCGAGCCGTCGCGCTCGCGGACGTAGCCGTCGACGACTTCGACAGACTGGCCGGTTTCGAGTTCCTCGGCGAGGTCCGCCCGCTCGTCCCAGAGCGTGACGCGGATGCGACCGGTCGGGTCACCGACCGAGAGGTTCGAGACGCGGCCCTCGGTGCCGTCGTCGCGGTCGAACGTCCGGATGGTGCCGGTGTCCAGAATCTTGCCTTCGAGGTTCACGTCCGAGAGGCCGAGTGCGAGGTCCTCGACGCGGTATGTGTCGAGCACCTGCACGTCGACCTCGGCGTCGAGGTCCTCTTCGACCTTGCTCGCGCTGACTTCGACGCCGTTGTAGCCGTCTTTCGGACGACCGCCGATGCGGAGGACGGTGCCGACTTCGAGGTTCTCCTTCGCGCCGGCGGCCATCTCGTCCCACAGCGAGACGCGGATGCGGCCGGTCTCGTCGGCCACCTCGATGTTGACGACCTGCCCGTCTTCGTCCTCGCCGTCGCGTTCGAACGTCCGAACCTCGCCGATGCTGACGACCTTAGCGAGGAACTTCACGTCCTCCATGCCGGGTTCGATGTCGGCGATGCCGTTGACCTCCTCGTCGCGCAGTTCGTGGGCGATGAGCATCGCCGCCGTCTCCTCGTCGGCGAGGCCGCCCATCTGTTCGACCTTGTCGTTGACTGCCGCCTCGAACTTCTCGAACTCGACATCGGTGTCGAGGTCGTCGTAGACCTCCCGAATGACGCCCATCAGGCGTCACCTCCCGGAACGAAGCGCGCGCGTCGCGGCAGACCAAACGTCGTACTCATACTATGGACGAACAGGGAAGGGCGGCGCTTAAGCGTTGTTTTCCTCCGGATTGGACCACCGGACCGACCGCGCAAATCGAGCGACATAGCGAGGGTGGCCGCGGCCTCGGATTTGAATCTTCGGACCGTCAGGCGTCCGCGTCGATGCGGGCGACCTCACGACGACCGTCGGCGTCGTCGTGGACGACGACCGCCTGGCCGGGGAGGCCGCTTTCGAACCGGAGCGTCGCCTCGTAGCCGCGAACGACCGCCGATTCGGCGCAGTTCTTCGTGTCGGCCCGCTCGACGGCCTCGACGACGAGCGTGGCCGTATCCGACTCCGCGTCGTAGTCGGCCCGCGCGAGTCGGGCGATAGTACACTCGGTCGCTCCCGAGACACAGCCGACGACCGAGAACCCGGTCTCGGTCTCGGTCGCGAGCGCCCCATCGGCCGGACAGGCGTCGGCGCGGACGGGCGTGAGCGTCCGCCCGACGAGTCGCGGACGGCGGGGTGTCTCCATCGGCGTCGGCGACGCGGTCTCGGTGCTCGCGGTCGACTGCTTGGCCGCGTTGTCGCCGCTCGCGCACCCCGCGAGCGAGGCGCACAGTCCGGCGGTTCCGAGGAGGAGCGCGCGTCGATTCACGCACGGGGATAGGCTCGCCGGCGAAAAAGTCCTTGCGTGCGGCACACGCGGTCGTCGAGGCGGCAGAGGCGGCGGAAATCAGCGCGAGAGACGACAGTTCGGTAGCGCTGGGTCGGTGCCGCGTGCCCGGCGTTCGACGCCCGCCTCGTGCTGTGGTCCCGCGGTTCACTGGGAGTTCACATCGTAACCGTCTTAAGTAACCGTCGAGTACCGAAGAATGCAGCAAGACAGTCCTGATAGGGTAGTGGACTATCCTCCTGGCTTGCGGAGCCAGGGACCGGAGTTCAAATCTCCGTCAGGACGTTTCTCTCTAGAACTACACGACGAGCGAAGCGAGGAGTCCGTTCCTCGTTGAAACTCCGTCAGGACGTTTCTCTTTGGAACTGACCTTCGAGAGCCGTCTGTTCTCTGGGGTCGGTTCATATTCTCTACGGAAGCCTGAACGGCGAGCGACTTCGCTACGAGCGGGTTCAGCGCTCGTCAGACTCGACGTGGGCGGCCAGTCCGAGGTCCAGTTCTTCGACCCCGTCGAGCACTAAGTCGGCCATGCGGCGCGCTCCGTGCTCGCTGAAGTGCGTGTCGTCGACGATTCCGTCCGGATAGTTCGGATGTTCGCCCGGCTCCAGATGGTTGTAGAGCGCCGTCGACGCTTCGGGGCCGAGTTCCGCCAAGATCGACCGTGTTCGCTCGTCCATGTCGATAAACGGGACGTCGCGGTCGCGCGCGACGGTTCTCGTCAGGTCGGCGTACTCGCGGTGGGTGTCTTTCGGGACGCCGTCGTCGTCGAAGTGACGGCGCGCGATAGACGTGAGCAACACGGGTGTCGCCCCTTGCTCGCGCGTCTCGCTGACGAACTTCCCGAGGTTATCGACGAACGCCGCCTCGGTCGTGTGCTGTTCTTTCGACGGCACCTCGTCGTTGTGGCCGAACTGGACGAACACGTAGTCGGTCTCGGTCAACTGGCGGACGACGGGACGCCAGCGGCCCTCCTCCAGAAACGTGCGAGTGCTCCGGCCGTTTCGGGCGTGATTCGCCACTGCGACGGCGTCGTCGAAGCGGTCGGCGAAGGGCATTCCCCAGCCGGTTTCGGGGCGCTCGTTCGCCTCCTTATCGGCCATGGTGGAGTCCCCGACGAGATGGACGGTAATCGACTCGGACGACATTTCGGTAGCGCTCGTCCGGGCGGCGTATAGAGCCACCGGTCGGGTCAATTGACGGGGAAAATCAGCGCCTAACCGTCGCTAACGGGAGCCTACCGGCGTCAAAATGCGAATCGCGAGGTCGGAGAAATCACGGAACGCCGAACGCTCTCGGCAGTCCTGACCGCGAAAAGCGAGTTTACGCCTCGTCGTAGGGCGGTTCGAGGCTTGGCGACCGCTCGTCGTCCTCGCGGCGGCGGACCGACGAGGTCGTGCGCGACCGCTGTGGACGGGGACGAGGCGTCTCCTCGGACCGGGGCTTCGCGGCCCACGACCCGTGGCAGTCCCGACAGTAGTTGCCTTTGTACGCCCGTGTGAACAGATACTGCTCACCGCAGCGGATACAAACCGGGGACTGGGTCATCGTTCGACACCTCGGACGAGGGTTTCGAGGGCATTCATATGCTATCATACCACATATGTTCCCGAGAGGCATAAGTATGCAAGGCCTACGGCCGGAGAGCCCGGTCTTCGCGGAATCTTTACTCGTGGACGGCGAACGGTTCGCATGGACGATTCGCTTCGCGCAGGCGTCGCCATCTACAACGCGGGCGCGTACCGAGCGGCCCACGGCGCGTGGGAGACGAAGTGGCTCTCGCTCGAACGCGGGGGCGACGACGAGCGGTTCCTCCACGGGCTCATCCAGTTCACCGCGGCAGTACACCACGCCCGCGATGGCAACGAATCGGGCGCGGTCGGCCTCGCCCGAAGCGCGCAGGAGTACCTCGACGGCCTCGCAGACGACTACCGCGGCGTCGACATCGCCGAGGTCCGGGCGTTTCTCGCGCGCCTCGAAGACGACCCCGCCGTCGCCAACGACCCGCTGGCGCTCCGACTCGACGAGCGGGTCGTCACGTACGACGACCTCGATTTCGATGCGGTCGTCGTCGCGGCCGAGACGCTCGCGGAAGAACTGGACGGCTACGACGAGTCAGTCGTCGCCGACGCGGTCGGGTACGCCCGCGAGGAGGTCGCCGACGGGGCGCAGACGCAGTTCACGGCGATGGTGTTCGACTTCGTTCGCAACGAGGCACAGCGCGGGCTGGTGTTTCAGCGGTTGAGCGAGCACGTCAGCCGACGGCGACGGCGCGAAGACGACGTGAGCGACCTGTTCGAGTGAAAGCGGCGCTGGGCGTTTCGAACTCCGCAGCGGACGTGCTGTCTTCGGTACTCCCGAACGTCCACACGTAACGAAACTACGCCCCGCTATTTTCGAATGCCTTCCGAGGGATATACTCGCCAAATACGAGTTTAAATATCAAAAGCGCCCACGAAGCATAGAATACGCCAACCTGAATGACTCGCCCTATGGTTCGTGGACTGTAGTCACCAAACGGGAGCAGTATCGTTACGAGGGCAGTCACAGCAATTGCTCCGACTAACGCAAAGGCGATCTTCGCCAGTAGTAACGCACCGTCTCTGGGAGTGCTCCAACGCACGGCCCTGTCGTGAGTCGTGCTCCACCAGAAGCCACCGAGACCGAAGACGGTCTGACTAACTGCGATGGCGGCTATGAAGACCTCGCCTTGGGAGACGGCACCGATTGCGACCCCCGTAAAGAGCAGGCCGTATCCCAAGAGGAGCCAACGGTTAGCCATACTGTTAATTGAGCTACATTTCTCATTACAGTTTCGGTGGGAAGGTGTTCGTACGTCTACTGACTGTCTGTACCACACGGCGATTCATCTGAAGAACCAGAGTTCAACGGGGCCGAAAATCGAGGTGCCGACGCCGAAATCAGGCCTCGTCCAGCGGTTCGCCCTCGAAGGTGAACTCGGCGGAGTTGTCCTGCGGGTCGTAACCGAGCACCGCGCGGGCGCGGTCGATAGAGTAGTACTTGCGGTCGTTGTCGGAGATGCCGTAGACGATTTCGTAGTCGTAGTCGGCCTCGATACAGCACTCGAAGAGGTGCGCGCAGTCGCGGTACGACAGCCACATCGCCTGTCCGCGCTCGTACTCCTTCGGCGGATGGTGCTGAGTGAGATTGCCGATTCGGACGTTCACGACCGAGATGTCGTGGTGGTCGTGGTAGTACCGACCGAGCGTCTCGCCGGCGGCCTTGCTCACGCCGTAGAGGTTACTCGGGCGCGGCAGTTCCGTCCCGTCGAGTCGGAACTCGTGGTGCGGGCGGTACATGTCGGGCGTCCGGTCCATCGTCTCGTACGCCCCGACGGCGTGGTTCGAGGAGGCGAACGCGAACTTCTCGACGCCCGTATCGACGGCGGCGTCGAACATCTGTTGGGTGCCGTCGATGTTGTTCCGCAGGACGCTGTCCCACGGCGCTTCGGGACGCGGGTCGCCCGCGAGGTGGATGACGGCCTCGACGCCGTCCATGGCGTTTCGCACGGCGGCCTCGTCGGTGACGTCGGCGACGTACACGTCCGTGGAGTCGACCGAGTCTGGAATCTTCTCGTCGGAGAGTGGCTCGCGGTCCAGTAGCCGCCAGTCGTAGGCGTCGCCGATGTGCCCTAGTATCGCCTGACCGACGCGCCCGCCAGCCCCCGTCAGCAAAACCGGCTGGTCCATTCGGTGTAAGTTCTAACAAGAGAGGCTAAGTAAGGACCGGTTCGCGCTCACGAGACCCCTCAAACCGCCGAACTTTACCCGAGGGCGACGGAGTTCCGGGTATGGTCACAGACCCGCAGACGGCCTGCTTCGAGGCGGGCATCAAGTTCGGGACGCTCTACCACCAGTTCGCCGGCACGCCGGTCTCGCCCGACAGCGCCCGGAGCCTCGAACGGGCCATGGCCGAGGCCATCGAGAACCAACCATACTGCGAGTCGGTCTCTGTGCACATCCTCGACGATGCGCTGGACGCCGAACTCGCCGATTCGGCCGCCGACTACACGGAACTCACGGGGCGGTTCATGGAAGTCGAGATGGAAATCGACTACGAGGGCGTGCGCGTCCGGACGCGCATGGATATGGAAGACGGCTACCCGCTGATGAAGCTCGTGTCGGTCGAATGACTCGGCCGCGAAGCGCCGCCCGCGGACTCGTCGTCCGCGACGGCGAACTCCTGACGATTCGGTACCGCACCGACGGCGAGGACTGGTACGTCGCGCCCGGCGGCGGCCAGCAGCGCGGTGAGTTGCTCACGGAGACGGTCCGCCGGGAAGTGTACGAGGAGACCGGATACGAGGTCACCGTCGGGTCGCTCGCGTACGTCAGGGAGTTCGTGCCATCGACACACTACGAAGGCAGCGGCGACGACCATCAAGTGGACCACTTCTTCTGGTGCGAGCGGGTGAGCGACGAGCCGGACGAACCGACAGCTCGGGATTCTGTTCAGGCGGGCGTACGGTGGCTCTCCCTCGACGAACTCGGCGGAGTCCGGTTCTTCCCCGGCCCGCTCGGCGACCGGCTCGGCGACCGACTCAGCGATGGCGACTCCGGCGAGATGGGCGACGGAAACGACGCGGTCTACCTCGGCGACGTGGACTGAGAATCCGCCCGCGACGACCGCGGAGTCGTTCGATTTCACTTTCACTTTCGGGGTCGTTTTTAAACCCCCACGCGCCGAACGTGAGAGCATGAGTCAAAGCACGCTCGGCGACGACGACCTGTTCGGAGAGGCGGCGGCGGAGATGCGCGCCGACGTCGAGGAGCACCTCGACGAGGCCCGGTCGGCGCTGCCCGACCCGGACGACGTGTGGGACGCGGAGGCCGACAACGTCCTCGGCGTTCTCAATGGGCTCCGCTCCTCGCTCGACGTCGAGGGCGCGGCCGAACACGTCCGACAGGCCAAGAAGTGGTACGTCATCGGCCAGCGCGCCGAGGCGTTCGACGACCCCGAGGACCTCGAAGCGGCAATCGAGGAGCTTCAGGACCTCATCGAGATGGTCGAGGAGGCCCACGAACTCGTCGGGGAACTCACCAACACGATGCCGCAGCTTCGCGGCGCACTCACCGACGCCGCGGAGGCGGCGGAGGCGGCGGAAGCGGCCGACGCGGACGAGGAAGACGAAGAAGAGGAGTAATCCGCAGACCGCAAACTGACCGCCGGTCCGCGTCCGCAGACCGCAAACTGACCGCCGGTCCGCGTCCGCAGACCGTTTAGTCGAGTTGCCGGCGCTCGACCGCATCGAGGAGCGACGCGAGCGAGTCGGCCGCGAGCGATTCCAGTTCCGCGCCGCGTTCGGCGTCACCCTCGGCGGGGTCGCCGACGACGCCGTTGCCGGTGAACTCGTCGGAGTCGTGCGCGAGGTTGACGCCCGAGACCCACTCGCCCCAGCGGTCGGCACCGCCCGCGCGGGCCTCGTCGATTCGGTCCTCGCGGACCAGTTCTGGGTAGGTATGGCGGAGAAGCGCGGTTTCTAGCGGGC contains the following coding sequences:
- a CDS encoding single-stranded DNA binding protein; this encodes MGVIREVYDDLDTDVEFEKFEAAVNDKVEQMGGLADEETAAMLIAHELRDEEVNGIADIEPGMEDVKFLAKVVSIGEVRTFERDGEDEDGQVVNIEVADETGRIRVSLWDEMAAGAKENLEVGTVLRIGGRPKDGYNGVEVSASKVEEDLDAEVDVQVLDTYRVEDLALGLSDVNLEGKILDTGTIRTFDRDDGTEGRVSNLSVGDPTGRIRVTLWDERADLAEELETGQSVEVVDGYVRERDGSLELHVGSRGAVEVIDEDIEYVPETTDIESLELGQTVDIAGGVIEADGKRTFDRDDGSEGQVRNIRVKDGTGDIRVALWGEKADADVDLADYVVITDVEIKDGWQEDLEASAGWRSSVTVMDEAPEGAAGTDAGDSAPSPPSDQGLGAFSGGGSSGGSSESSGSSDDTSAANGGSSSDATATESAGESVEFTGTVVQAGTPVILDDGTQTKTVDTDADLGLGDEVTVSGTETDGRISAETVEVHTGAQR
- a CDS encoding NUDIX domain-containing protein, which codes for MTRPRSAARGLVVRDGELLTIRYRTDGEDWYVAPGGGQQRGELLTETVRREVYEETGYEVTVGSLAYVREFVPSTHYEGSGDDHQVDHFFWCERVSDEPDEPTARDSVQAGVRWLSLDELGGVRFFPGPLGDRLGDRLSDGDSGEMGDGNDAVYLGDVD
- a CDS encoding DUF309 domain-containing protein; the encoded protein is MDDSLRAGVAIYNAGAYRAAHGAWETKWLSLERGGDDERFLHGLIQFTAAVHHARDGNESGAVGLARSAQEYLDGLADDYRGVDIAEVRAFLARLEDDPAVANDPLALRLDERVVTYDDLDFDAVVVAAETLAEELDGYDESVVADAVGYAREEVADGAQTQFTAMVFDFVRNEAQRGLVFQRLSEHVSRRRRREDDVSDLFE
- the tnpA gene encoding IS200/IS605-like element ISHla16 family transposase is translated as MVKSTRHAKYELYYHIVFVPKYRRSHLTGKTKERLESIFAEICEDKGLELAESEVMPDHVHLFIGSPPKNAPSLIVNWVKGISARKYNQRYDDRVKWTRSYYVGTAGSASKGAVERYIAEQEGDDA
- a CDS encoding dihydroneopterin aldolase family protein; protein product: MVTDPQTACFEAGIKFGTLYHQFAGTPVSPDSARSLERAMAEAIENQPYCESVSVHILDDALDAELADSAADYTELTGRFMEVEMEIDYEGVRVRTRMDMEDGYPLMKLVSVE
- a CDS encoding rhamnogalacturonan acetylesterase; the protein is MSSESITVHLVGDSTMADKEANERPETGWGMPFADRFDDAVAVANHARNGRSTRTFLEEGRWRPVVRQLTETDYVFVQFGHNDEVPSKEQHTTEAAFVDNLGKFVSETREQGATPVLLTSIARRHFDDDGVPKDTHREYADLTRTVARDRDVPFIDMDERTRSILAELGPEASTALYNHLEPGEHPNYPDGIVDDTHFSEHGARRMADLVLDGVEELDLGLAAHVESDER
- the azf gene encoding NAD-dependent glucose-6-phosphate dehydrogenase, whose translation is MDQPVLLTGAGGRVGQAILGHIGDAYDWRLLDREPLSDEKIPDSVDSTDVYVADVTDEAAVRNAMDGVEAVIHLAGDPRPEAPWDSVLRNNIDGTQQMFDAAVDTGVEKFAFASSNHAVGAYETMDRTPDMYRPHHEFRLDGTELPRPSNLYGVSKAAGETLGRYYHDHHDISVVNVRIGNLTQHHPPKEYERGQAMWLSYRDCAHLFECCIEADYDYEIVYGISDNDRKYYSIDRARAVLGYDPQDNSAEFTFEGEPLDEA
- a CDS encoding DUF5790 family protein, yielding MSQSTLGDDDLFGEAAAEMRADVEEHLDEARSALPDPDDVWDAEADNVLGVLNGLRSSLDVEGAAEHVRQAKKWYVIGQRAEAFDDPEDLEAAIEELQDLIEMVEEAHELVGELTNTMPQLRGALTDAAEAAEAAEAADADEEDEEEE
- a CDS encoding RNA-guided endonuclease TnpB family protein; protein product: MKRVNTFKVVPQTENDKECLLRLLDASASLWNELTYERRQNYFGDGDVWDTSEYRGRYNGVIGSATVQQVTRKNSEAWRSFFALKEKGEYANPPSYWGNEEDGRELRTYIRCNQYTIEWGKRSRLEIPVGQELKDEYGLGYHERLRLEVRGNPKWDGKQGRLELEYDEVSDTFRAFQPVTVPDSRLDSPLASEEAALDVGANNLVACSTTTGNQYLYDGRELFGRFRETTDEIARLQSKLREGRYSSKRIRRLYRQRTKRRDHAQNALVLDLVERLYDEGVATVYVGDLTDVLKTHWSVRVNEKTHNFWAFKKFIHRLACVCEEYGISLEAESEAWTSQTCPECGDHEKTVRHEDTLTCPCGFEGHADLTASETFLRENSNCELRPMARPVRFEWDDHDWSGEPYPHESPKEVRTNPQVASVGR
- a CDS encoding histone deacetylase, which translates into the protein MQFGYSETCLDHDTGPRHPETADRLRAIRRGLAKRHGVEYIDAPPAEKSTVAAVHEDGYVDEFHDFCRDGGGNWDPDTVAVEASWDAALTSAGLAEWAARAALDGDDGRDTPFSLGRPPGHHAVEDDAMGFCFFNNAAVAAQAVIDDGLAERVAIFDWDVHHGNGTQDIFYDRGDVFYTSIHEDGLYPGTGEVEEAGEGDGEGTTLNVPLHAGAGDADYVYSFDEAVAPAVERFDPDLFIVSAGFDAHRHDPISRMRVSTEGYAMLTECVQDLCEATDAAIAFVLEGGYGLDTLSEGVATVHETFDGRIAMEPDEDPDEKNVELVDEVRAAHGLGAK
- a CDS encoding histone → MSVELPFAPVDAIIRQNAGELRVSAGAAEALARRIQDHGAELAIDAADRATADGRKTLMAEDFGVQQVVGRDELLLPIAPIDRIARLRIDDRYRVAMDARIALADILEDYAVNVAGAAVKLAHHADRRTVQSEDIETYFSLFE